Within the Sulfitobacter sp. JL08 genome, the region TGAAGCCCCAGCATCTGTGTCGGGTGCCAGCCTTCCCATTGACCAGATCGCACAAGCCGTTCGCCTTCGCCCGCGCGTCTTGCAGCCATCAGCATCAGTGTCATCGCGATATCGGCGGTGGCATCGGTGACAGCCCCCGGCGTGTTGGACACCAGCACACCAGCCGCTCTGGCGGCACTTACATCCAGATGGTTGTATCCGACACCGAAATTGGCCAGCAACCGGCAGCGGGGCGTTGGAACATCGGCAAAAACCTCGGCCGAGAACAAATCTCCCAATGTTGGCATGACCGCGTCGTAATCGGTTAAAGCCTTGCGCAGTTCATCAGGTGTCAGGGGTGTGGTTTGCGCCCGCACGGCCACGTTGAAATCCGGCTCGAGCGCATCCAGAACCGCCGAAGGCAACGGGCGAGATATCAAGATATCCATCAGTGCATCCGCGCGCCCAAGGGGACGTCCTTGTCCGGCGCGATCAGAACAATATCCCCGTTATTGTCCGATACGCCCAGCACCAGTACCTCCGATCTGACCGGTCCGATCTGGCGGGGCGGAAAATTGACCACGGCCATGACCGATTTCCCGATCAGGGTGTCGGGATCATAGTGCTTTGTGATCTGGGCCGAACTTTTTCGTTCGCCGATCTCTTCGCCGAAATCAATCCACAGCTTGAAAGCCGGTTTGCGCGCTTCGGGAAAGGGTTCGGCGCGCACGATGCGACCGACGCGAATATCCACTTTCAGGAAGTCTTCAAAATCAATCTCAGCCACCCGACAACTCCTTCGATCTTTCGCTCGCTGCCTTGACAGCCCTGGGCAACAAGGCGGGAAAACCTTGTTTTTCATCCATCAGAACCTCAAGCGCAGCTTGGGTCGTGCCGTTGGGGCTGGTCACATTTACCCGCAATTGTGCGGGCGTTTCTTCGGCGGCTTCAGCAAGCGCACCGGCCCCCGCGACAGTGGCCTTGGCCAACTGCATGGCAAGATCTGCGGGCAATCCCTGCGCCTCACCACCTGCCGCAAGTGTTTCGATCAGATGAAACACATAGGCGGGGCCTGACCCGCTGACGCCTGTCACCGCATCCATCTGCGCTTCGCTTTCCAGGCGGACGGTCTGCCCGACAGCCTGCAACAACGCTTCGGCCAGCGCCATGCTTGACGCATCCGCATTTGCGTTACCGATCAATGCCGTAATCCCCTTTCCGATTGCCGCAGGTGTGTTCGGCATGGCGCGGATCACCGGGGTATCCGCGCCCAGAACCCGTTCGTAGAACGCTATCGGCGTTCCCGCAGCGACGGACACGAACAAGGTTGCGCCGTTGCCCATCTGCGCCAGTGTCGGCAATGCTTCGGCCATCATTTGCGGCTTGACAGCCACCAGAACGATGGCCGGAGCGTTGGGCAGATCAGTGTTCAGATGCACGCCTTGCCGTTTCAGCCAATCCGATGGGTAAGGATCATTCACCCAGACCGATTGAGGGGGCAATCCGCCGGCCAGCCATCCGGCAAGCATCGCAGACCCCATTTTTCCACAGCCCAGCAGCACAAGGCCCCGGTCTGCCACGATTTTCATGTTCATAGTTGCCCCCTGATCCGGCGTGCCGTTCAGGGGGCAGTTTTACGCGCGCCCGTAGGCCTCTGCAATGGCGACCTGCATCGCCTGGCGGACAGTTTTCCCGCCCCAGACTGCAAGCTGCACAGCCGGGTAGTAGCGTTCTGCGCTGTTCACTGCGGCGCCTATCATCGTGTCAATCTGATCCGGACCGGCGACCTGCCCGCCGGACAGAACCAAGCCGTACCGGTAAACCATCAGCTTCTGCTCGGGCCAGTAGGTAAACGCCCCGGCCCAGCATTGATCGTTCACCGAATTCAGCAACTCGTAAAGCTGCGGTAGCTTGTCTTCTGGCGGCTCCATTTCGAAAGAGCACACCATTCGCAAAGTCTCGTCATAGCCGGACCAAGCCAGCGTGATCGAATAGGTCCGCCATTGTCCCTCGACCGCCATGGCGATCTGGTCATCACCAATACGATCGAAATCCCATTCGTGGTGTTCGGCCAGATGTTCGACGATGTCGATAGGGTGAAGGTCTTCTTCCAGATACTGCTCGGAAAGGGCCATGGTGCCA harbors:
- a CDS encoding tRNA-binding protein yields the protein MAEIDFEDFLKVDIRVGRIVRAEPFPEARKPAFKLWIDFGEEIGERKSSAQITKHYDPDTLIGKSVMAVVNFPPRQIGPVRSEVLVLGVSDNNGDIVLIAPDKDVPLGARMH
- a CDS encoding YbjN domain-containing protein → MALSEQYLEEDLHPIDIVEHLAEHHEWDFDRIGDDQIAMAVEGQWRTYSITLAWSGYDETLRMVCSFEMEPPEDKLPQLYELLNSVNDQCWAGAFTYWPEQKLMVYRYGLVLSGGQVAGPDQIDTMIGAAVNSAERYYPAVQLAVWGGKTVRQAMQVAIAEAYGRA
- the proC gene encoding pyrroline-5-carboxylate reductase translates to MNMKIVADRGLVLLGCGKMGSAMLAGWLAGGLPPQSVWVNDPYPSDWLKRQGVHLNTDLPNAPAIVLVAVKPQMMAEALPTLAQMGNGATLFVSVAAGTPIAFYERVLGADTPVIRAMPNTPAAIGKGITALIGNANADASSMALAEALLQAVGQTVRLESEAQMDAVTGVSGSGPAYVFHLIETLAAGGEAQGLPADLAMQLAKATVAGAGALAEAAEETPAQLRVNVTSPNGTTQAALEVLMDEKQGFPALLPRAVKAASERSKELSGG